The Methanosarcina barkeri str. Wiesmoor DNA segment GGATTTTTAATTATTAATTTATATATTAAATTTTGAGAGACGGAGATTCACATGGCTAAAAATGAAATCTTATCTGAAATAAAAAAAGCAGAGGAAAGCGCTAAATCAGTGGTTGATGAAGCCATTGAAGCGAAAAACAGGCGTATCTCCGAAGCTCGGGCTGAAGCCAGGGAAATCCTGAAGCAGGCCGAAATCGATGCACATAAAGCTGCACAAGACTCTTTTAAAGAGGGTGAAAAAAAGATCCTGGAGGAAAGAGATAAGATCATAACCGATGGTGAAAAAAACGCATTAGCCATGTCCCAAAAAGCTCAAGCTAACATCGACAAATCCGTCAATTACCTTGTACAGGAGTTTGAGAGGGCGGTCCTTAATGAGTAGACCTAAACAGATGACAAGGGCCGTTATTGTCGGGCACAAAAGCATTCTAAAAGAAACCATCGATGCACTACATGATACAAATCTTTTTCACGTCGAAGACTTTGTTGAAGACGAGTCTGGTTTTAAGATCAGCAAGCCATTCAAAAACGCAGAAGAAGTCTCTAAAAAGCTTGTGAAGATCCGATCTATCGCCAATTATTTGGGGATTGAAAGCAAAAAACCGGTAGTTCAGAAATCTGACGCTGTTCTGCGTGAACTTGACTCTAAGTTAAATGAACTGGACAGGACAATTTCAGCTAAAACGGAATCAATTTCTCAGCTTGAAAATGAATTAAAAGACATGGATTCTCAGAAAAGGGAAGTCCTGCCTTATCTGTCCATCGATCTTGACTTCGATTATTTCCGTGGCTACGAAAGCCTCAAGGTTTTCGCAGGCACTTTAAAAAATAACCTGGAAGCAAGTCAGATTTCTAGTATCACCCAAGCTTACGAACTGTACTTTGATCCTCAATCAAAAGCAGTTGTACTGTTTGTAGCTAATAATGATGCCGACAAAGTTTACGAATTACTTCAGGGTCTTGGATTCAAAGAGCTTAGAGTTCCGGAAAGAGGTGGTGTTCCAAGCGAACTTTTAAGATCCATTGAACAGAAAGAAGCCGACGTCACCAGAAGGATCGAATCCTTAAAGGGTGAGATCGAGTCCTTGAAAACAAAGTACGCCGATTTTATCCTTGCAAGCGACGAAGTCCTGAGTATCGAGAGTCAGAAAGCAGAGCTGCCTCTTAGAATAGCTACATCTGAAAATGCATTCATAATTGATGGATGGACCCCCACCGAAAGTTATGACAGGCTTGTCAGTGTAGTTAACAACGCCACTAACGGCAAGGCATACATTACCAGCCTCGAAGTTCGCGAGGAGGAAGAAGAAGATGCCCCCGTCGAGTATAATAACTCAAAATCAGTGGCACCGATGCAGCAGATTATGGATCTGTATTCAAGACCTAAATATTTTGAAATTGATCCATCTTCAGCGATTTTCATTACCTTCCCGCTGATCTATGGAATGATTCTCGGAGACATCGGATATGCACTGATATTGGGATCAATTGCACTGGCTATTAAAAAGGCAATAAAGTCAGATGCAGTATCTGATATGATGAATATTCTTATTTATTGTCAGATTTGGACGATTTTCTTTGGACTTATTTATGGTGAGTTTCTGGGATTCCCTCTGGCGAGTACGCATGAAGAACAAGGTTTACTCCCGTTCTGGCATACAGTAACCCTGTTCCATTCAATTGGAGGAGAGGAATTTACTTTCCCAATTCACAGGGCTCACATGGTAATGAGTATGATTGTACTAAGCGTCGTCGTCGGACTGATTCACTTAAATCTCGGGTACCTGTTCGGATTTTCAAATATTGCAAGGGAACACGGGATGAAACACGCTCTTCTTGAAAAAGGCAGTTGGATGATTATTGAGCTTGGTGTACTTATTGCAGCTGTTGGTTATTTTGGCGGTTCAGCATTGATGTATGTCGGTGCTGTTGTTCTTGTTCTTGGAATTGTGATGCTCGCCATGGGTGAGGGTATCGCTGGTATAGTCGAACTGCCATCTCTTATGGGTAACGCTCTTTCGTATGCCCGTATTATTGCAGTCGGTTTATCTTCGATTTATATCGCAAGTACAGTCAATGACATCGCTTTTGGAATGGTCTGGCCTGATCATTCTAAGATCGGTTTCGCGGCAATAGCTGCAATTATCGTATTTATACTCGGACACGCTCTTAACACCGTTCTGAGTATCATCGCTCCCGGACTACATGCACTCAGGTTGCAGTACGTAGAATTCTTTGGAAAATTCTATGAAGGCGGGGGCAGAAAATTCAACCCATTCGGATATATAAGAAAATACACGGAGGAATAAAAACATGGTAGATGGAGCAACAGCAAACTTATTTCTGGACGCAGCAGGAGCAAAAGCAATCGGTGCATCAATTGCAATCGCATTAACCGGGATTGCGTCCGCAATAGCTGAAAAAGATATCGGTACAGCAGCAATCGGCGCAATGGCAGAAAACGAAGGATTATTTGGTAAGGGCCTGATCCTTACTGTCATTCCAGAAACCATTGTTATCTTCGGTCTCGTCGTCGCACTGCTTATCAATTCTGCTTAAATTTAAGAGCCTTACTCTTAAATTTCTTAGAGCATTGCTTTAGGCTTGCCTGGGCTTTTTTCCTTGCCAGGCAGGCCTGGAGCTATATGATGCTCTAAGTTTTCTTAGGTATCGTTGCACTCTAAGCAGCTTAGAGTTTTTGCTCTAGGCTTTAGAGCACTTTTTTGCTCTAAATTTATTTGGAGGTGTAAGCATGGGACTAGAGATTGTTGTAAAAGACATCCAAGAGGGTGCAAGTGCTGAGGTTTCCCGTATAAAAGCCGAAGGCGATGCAAAGGCCTCCGAGATCATAAATGAAGCTAAGGAAGTACAGAAAAAGACGCTCGGAGACAGCCTTGCCAAGGCAGAAGAGGACCTCCAAAATCTGCACCAGCAGGTCATATCAAGTGCAAATCTGGAAGTGAAAAGAATTACGCTTAATAAGCGTAAGGATCTTCTAGACAAAGTTTATGTCCAGACAGTTGAAAAAATTAAGTCAATGCCGGCATCCAAAAAAGAAGAGCTGTTGAAAAATATTCTCAGCAAGTACGAAGCTAGCGGTGCTAGAGTTTACTCTTCTAAAGATTCTGAAGATATTGTCAAGAAGTTAACTTCTCTATCTTACGCTGGTAATCTTGATGCTATTGGTGGAATTGTTCTGGAAAACGAGGATGGGACGGTCAGGTTAGATTTCACATATGATTCAATCCTGAAAAACGTGTATGAGCGTTCATTGAAGCAGATATCTGATCTATTATACGGGTGATGTTCGATGCGGCTTTTGGAGAAACTCTGGGGGCAAAAACCCTCACGAAAATCCGATAAGAAGAAAAATGGCACTTCTAACTATCCCTATGCCGTAACCCGTGTCCGAGCTATGAAGAGCAAGCTGCTCCCTAAAGAATCATACCCCCGGCTTCTTAACATGGGAATTGATGGGATTACCCGCTTTATCCAAGAGTCTGAATACAAAAACGACGTTAACGAACTGGCAATGAAATATAGTGGTGGCGATCTGGCAGAACACGCATTGAACAGAAATCTTGCGCTCACATATGATAAGTTGGTAAGAATTACCGGAGGAGAATTGAATTACCTGGTTGTTGCATACCTCAAAAGATACGACATCTGGAACATAAAAACACTTCTTCGTGGTAAAATCTACAATGCATCTGCTGAAGATATCATGGAATCACTGATTGCTGCCGGGGAGTTTACCTATACTTCTATGTCAGAACTTGCAGCCAAGGCTACATATAAAGAAATAATTGAAGCCCTGAAATATTCTGAGTACTACCCCCTGCTGCAGAAGTTTGACGGAACTAACCTGGCATACATAGAGAATGAACTTGACAAAATGTATTACACAGGCTTGTTTGGAGCAATAGGAAAACCAAGATCTAAGGACCGCAAGCTCTTTCTTAAAGTTGTCAGATTAGAAGTAGACGTCAAGAACTTAATAAATCTTTTCAGACTGAAAAAAGCAGGAGTTATGCAGCTTGATGAAATCATGCCTCTCATGATTGAAGGCGGTCTTGAGTTAAAACCCGAGAAACTGGCGACTCTCCCATATGACGAGTTTGTCAATGAGCTTCAAAGAACTCAGTACTGGGACGTAATTTCAGGCGTTACGAGTTCAGATATGACTTCTTTGACTACTCTTGAAAGCAGGCTCACAAGATATTATCTTGAATCTTCAACCGTTCTCTCGCATGTATCCCCGATCTCAGTTGCACCTATTCTGGATTATATCATTCATAAACATAATGAGGCTACTAATCTCAGGATCATCTTCAGGGGTAAGGAGACTGGCCTCAGTGATGAGTTAATCAAAGACCAGTTGGTGGTTATATAATGGAATTAGCGGTGATCGGTAAGAGCGAATTTGTTACAGGATTCAGACTGGCTGGTGTCAGGAAGGTTTATGAAACCGCAGATATCGCAGCCACTGAGTCCGTTGTAAAATCGGTGCTTGAAGACAAAAGTGTCGGGATTCTTGTAATGCATAATGATGACATTGGTAATCTGCCGGAAATGCTAAGGAAAAACTTGAATGAGTCTGTCCAGCCTACAGTAGTAGCCCTTGGAGGCAGTGGATCAGGCTCGAATTTAAGAGATAAGATAAAACAAGCGGTAGGTGTTGATCTGTGGAAGTAAAAGGTGAAATTTATCGTGTGTCTGGGCCTGTCGTCACCGTTACCGGCTTGCAGGCAAAAATGTATGACCTGGTCAAAGTCGGTGATGAAGGTCTTATGGGTGAAGTCATCCAGATATTAGGGCCCAAGACCATCATCCAGGTATACGAAGAGACCGCAGGTATCAAGCCAGGGGAACCCTGTTATTCTACAGGTTCGTCTCTGTCCGTGGAACTTGGTCCGGGTCTTCTTTCAAGTATTTATGATGGGGTTCAGAGACCACTGCATGTCCTGCTCGAAAGGACGGGCGGTTTCATTGGCAGAGGTGTCACTGCAGATGGGCTTGACCACAAGAAACTCTGGGAGTTCAAACCCGTTGCCAAGAAAGGCGATTCCGTAAAAGGCGGAGATGTAATTGGTGTTGTACAGGAAACCGTGAATATTGAACATAAGATCATGGTGCCTCCTGATATCTCAGGTACAATTTCCGACATAAAGAGCGGAAACTTTACGGTAGTAGACACAATCTGTACTCTGACTGATGGGACCGAATTGCAGATGATGCAAAAATGGCCTGTCAGGAGACCCAGACCTGTTAGGACAAAACTTACTCCAACCAGGCCTCTTGTTACAGGAATGAGAATCCTTGATGGGCTTTTCCCTGTGGCAAAAGGTGGGACGGCTGCAATTCCCGGACCTTTCGGATCGGGAAAGACTGTTACTCAGCAGTCTCTTGCAAAGTGGAGTGACACCGAAATTGTGGTCTACATCGGTTGTGGTGAACGCGGAAACGAAATGGCAGACGTTCTGAGCGAATTCCCTGAACTTGAAGACCCGCAGACAGGGCGCCCACTGATGGAGCGTACTGTTCTTATCGCTAACACTTCAAACATGCCTGTGGCCGCAAGAGAAGCATCTGTGTACACAGGGATCACCATTGCAGAATATTTCCGTGACATGGGATTAGACGTGTCCCTTATGGCAGACTCCACCTCAAGGTGGGCAGAAGCCATGAGAGAAATCTCCTCCCGTCTGGAAGAAATGCCTGGTGAAGAAGGTTATCCAGCGTACCTATCTGCAAGGCTGGCCGAATTCTACGAGCGTGCCGGGGTTGCGGAGAGTCTTTGCGGTGAGACAGGTTCCATTACTGTTATTGGAGCAGTATCTCCACCTGGTGGTGACTTCTCAGAGCCTGTTACACAGAATACCCTGCGTATCGTAAAAGTGTTCTGGGCTCTCGATGCCAAACTCTCTCAGAGGCGTCACTTCCCGGCCATCAACTGGCTGAACAGTTACAGTCTGTACAAGGACAGTCTTAATGACTGGTTTGCAGATAACGTGGCTCCTGATTATGTGCCTTTGAGGGAAAGGGCAATGGAAATGCTCCAGACAGAATCTGAACTGCAGGAAATCGTACAGCTTGTAGGTTCCGATGCTCTGCCAGATGACCAGCAGCTTCTGCTTGAAATCACCCGTATGCTCAGGGAAATTTTCCTGCAGCAGAATGCATTCCACCCAGTAGATGCCTACAGCCCGTTCGCTCAGCAGTACAGGATCCTTAAGGCAATCATGAAATGGGGAGACGCTGCAATGGAAGCCTTGAAATCAGGTGTTCCTGTTCCTGAAATTCTCAAACTTGAATCCAAAAATGTGCTTGCTAAGGTCAAGTATGAGGAGAAGTTTGATGAGTCTATGAACGCTGTCCTGACACAGATGGATAAAGAGTTTGCATCCCTGAGAGGTAGGTAAATATGGTAAAAGAGTATAAGACAATCACTCAGATTGCAGGACCGCTTGTCTTTGTTGAGAAAACAGAGCCTGTAGGCTATAAAGAAATTGTCACTATCAACATGCCTGACGGGACCACCCGCAGAGGCGAGGTGCTGGACTCATCTTCAGACATAGTGGTTATCCAGATTTTTGAAGGTACTACTGGTCTGGACAAGGAGTGTGGTGTAGTCTTTACAGGGGAAACCCTGAAGCTCCCTGCATCCATTGACCTTCTCGGAAGGATCCTTTCAGGTTCAGGAGAACCACTTGACGGTGGACCCAGGATTGTGCCTGACCAGCTTCTGGACATCAACGGAGCTGCAATGAACCCATATGCCAGGCTGCCTCCAAAGGATTTCATCCAGACAGGTATCTCCACAATAGACGGAACAAACACCCTTGTCCGTGGACAGAAACTGCCTATTTTCTCAGCTTCAGGTCTTCCACACAACGAGATTGCTTTGCAGATCGCAAGGCAGGCTGCGGTGCCGGGATCTGAATCTGCTTTCGCAGTAGTTTTTGCAGCAATGGGTATTACCAATGAAGAAGCCCAGTACTTCATGAGCGACTTCGAAAAGACCGGGGCTCTTGAAAGGGCTGTTGTGTTCCTCAATCTTGCAGATGACCCGGCTGTCGAACGTATAGTCACTCCGCGTATGGCTTTGACTGCAGCTGAATATCTGGCATACGAACACGGCATGCACGTACTTGTCATTCTGACCGATATTACCAACTATGCAGAAGCTCTTCGTCAGATGGGTGCCGCCCGTAACGAAATTCCTGGTCGCCGTGGGTATCCTGGTTACATGTACACTGACCTTGCAACTCTCTATGAGCGCGCAGGTATTGTTAAGGGTGCAAAGGGATCAGTTACTCAGATTCCAATTCTCTCGATGCCTGGTGACGATATTACCCACCCGATTCCTGACCTGTCCGGGTATATTACCGAAGGGCAGATTGTGGTTTCAAGAGAACTGCACAGGAAAGGTATCTACCCGCCAATTAATGTGCTGCCATCCCTGTCAAGGCTGATGAACTCCGGTATCGGAGCAGACAAGACAAGGGAAGATCACAAGGCGGTTTCTGACCAGATGTATGCAGGTTATGCAGAAGGGCGTGACCTGAGAGGTCTCGTGGCTATCGTCGGTAAAGAAGCTCTGTCTGAGAGAGACGTCAAGTTCCTTGAGTTTGCTGACCTTTTTGAGGACCAGTTTGTCCGTCAGGGCAGAAACGAAAACAGGACAATTGCAGACACTCTGGACATTGGATGGAAGATCCTTGCACACCTGCCTGAAAACCAGCTGGGTAGGATTGACAACAAATACATCCAGAAATACCATCCTGCACACAGAAAGGGTCAGTGATTACCATGGCTCAAGACGTAAAACCAACTCGGTCGGAGCTGATTGAGCTCAAGAAGAAAATCAAGCTCTCTGAAAGTGGGCACAAGCTCCTTAAGATGAAGAGAGATGGTCTTATTCTTGAGTTCTTTAAGATTCTTAACGAGGCAAGGAACGTCAGAACCGAACTGGACGCTGCCTATCTAAACGCTGCAGAAAAAATCAATCTTGCCTCTGCTGTAAATGGAATGGTTACAGTCAAGTCAACTGCCTTTACAGCAAAGGAATCTCCCGAAATTCAGCTTTCAGGACACAACATTATGGGTGTTGTGGTGCCACAAATCAGCTCTACAGGTGTCCACAAATCTCTTGTTGAGAGAGGTTACGGTATTGTTGGGACAAATTCGTATATTGATGAGTCCGCAGATGCCTATGAGATCCTGGTAGAAAAGATTATC contains these protein-coding regions:
- a CDS encoding V-type ATP synthase subunit F; the protein is MELAVIGKSEFVTGFRLAGVRKVYETADIAATESVVKSVLEDKSVGILVMHNDDIGNLPEMLRKNLNESVQPTVVALGGSGSGSNLRDKIKQAVGVDLWK
- a CDS encoding ATP synthase subunit A, coding for MEVKGEIYRVSGPVVTVTGLQAKMYDLVKVGDEGLMGEVIQILGPKTIIQVYEETAGIKPGEPCYSTGSSLSVELGPGLLSSIYDGVQRPLHVLLERTGGFIGRGVTADGLDHKKLWEFKPVAKKGDSVKGGDVIGVVQETVNIEHKIMVPPDISGTISDIKSGNFTVVDTICTLTDGTELQMMQKWPVRRPRPVRTKLTPTRPLVTGMRILDGLFPVAKGGTAAIPGPFGSGKTVTQQSLAKWSDTEIVVYIGCGERGNEMADVLSEFPELEDPQTGRPLMERTVLIANTSNMPVAAREASVYTGITIAEYFRDMGLDVSLMADSTSRWAEAMREISSRLEEMPGEEGYPAYLSARLAEFYERAGVAESLCGETGSITVIGAVSPPGGDFSEPVTQNTLRIVKVFWALDAKLSQRRHFPAINWLNSYSLYKDSLNDWFADNVAPDYVPLRERAMEMLQTESELQEIVQLVGSDALPDDQQLLLEITRMLREIFLQQNAFHPVDAYSPFAQQYRILKAIMKWGDAAMEALKSGVPVPEILKLESKNVLAKVKYEEKFDESMNAVLTQMDKEFASLRGR
- a CDS encoding V-type ATP synthase subunit I — encoded protein: MSRPKQMTRAVIVGHKSILKETIDALHDTNLFHVEDFVEDESGFKISKPFKNAEEVSKKLVKIRSIANYLGIESKKPVVQKSDAVLRELDSKLNELDRTISAKTESISQLENELKDMDSQKREVLPYLSIDLDFDYFRGYESLKVFAGTLKNNLEASQISSITQAYELYFDPQSKAVVLFVANNDADKVYELLQGLGFKELRVPERGGVPSELLRSIEQKEADVTRRIESLKGEIESLKTKYADFILASDEVLSIESQKAELPLRIATSENAFIIDGWTPTESYDRLVSVVNNATNGKAYITSLEVREEEEEDAPVEYNNSKSVAPMQQIMDLYSRPKYFEIDPSSAIFITFPLIYGMILGDIGYALILGSIALAIKKAIKSDAVSDMMNILIYCQIWTIFFGLIYGEFLGFPLASTHEEQGLLPFWHTVTLFHSIGGEEFTFPIHRAHMVMSMIVLSVVVGLIHLNLGYLFGFSNIAREHGMKHALLEKGSWMIIELGVLIAAVGYFGGSALMYVGAVVLVLGIVMLAMGEGIAGIVELPSLMGNALSYARIIAVGLSSIYIASTVNDIAFGMVWPDHSKIGFAAIAAIIVFILGHALNTVLSIIAPGLHALRLQYVEFFGKFYEGGGRKFNPFGYIRKYTEE
- a CDS encoding V-type ATP synthase subunit E, with translation MGLEIVVKDIQEGASAEVSRIKAEGDAKASEIINEAKEVQKKTLGDSLAKAEEDLQNLHQQVISSANLEVKRITLNKRKDLLDKVYVQTVEKIKSMPASKKEELLKNILSKYEASGARVYSSKDSEDIVKKLTSLSYAGNLDAIGGIVLENEDGTVRLDFTYDSILKNVYERSLKQISDLLYG
- a CDS encoding V-type ATP synthase subunit C, yielding MRLLEKLWGQKPSRKSDKKKNGTSNYPYAVTRVRAMKSKLLPKESYPRLLNMGIDGITRFIQESEYKNDVNELAMKYSGGDLAEHALNRNLALTYDKLVRITGGELNYLVVAYLKRYDIWNIKTLLRGKIYNASAEDIMESLIAAGEFTYTSMSELAAKATYKEIIEALKYSEYYPLLQKFDGTNLAYIENELDKMYYTGLFGAIGKPRSKDRKLFLKVVRLEVDVKNLINLFRLKKAGVMQLDEIMPLMIEGGLELKPEKLATLPYDEFVNELQRTQYWDVISGVTSSDMTSLTTLESRLTRYYLESSTVLSHVSPISVAPILDYIIHKHNEATNLRIIFRGKETGLSDELIKDQLVVI
- a CDS encoding ATP synthase subunit B is translated as MVKEYKTITQIAGPLVFVEKTEPVGYKEIVTINMPDGTTRRGEVLDSSSDIVVIQIFEGTTGLDKECGVVFTGETLKLPASIDLLGRILSGSGEPLDGGPRIVPDQLLDINGAAMNPYARLPPKDFIQTGISTIDGTNTLVRGQKLPIFSASGLPHNEIALQIARQAAVPGSESAFAVVFAAMGITNEEAQYFMSDFEKTGALERAVVFLNLADDPAVERIVTPRMALTAAEYLAYEHGMHVLVILTDITNYAEALRQMGAARNEIPGRRGYPGYMYTDLATLYERAGIVKGAKGSVTQIPILSMPGDDITHPIPDLSGYITEGQIVVSRELHRKGIYPPINVLPSLSRLMNSGIGADKTREDHKAVSDQMYAGYAEGRDLRGLVAIVGKEALSERDVKFLEFADLFEDQFVRQGRNENRTIADTLDIGWKILAHLPENQLGRIDNKYIQKYHPAHRKGQ
- the ahaH gene encoding ATP synthase archaeal subunit H, whose protein sequence is MAKNEILSEIKKAEESAKSVVDEAIEAKNRRISEARAEAREILKQAEIDAHKAAQDSFKEGEKKILEERDKIITDGEKNALAMSQKAQANIDKSVNYLVQEFERAVLNE
- a CDS encoding V-type ATP synthase subunit D, with translation MAQDVKPTRSELIELKKKIKLSESGHKLLKMKRDGLILEFFKILNEARNVRTELDAAYLNAAEKINLASAVNGMVTVKSTAFTAKESPEIQLSGHNIMGVVVPQISSTGVHKSLVERGYGIVGTNSYIDESADAYEILVEKIITAAELETTMKRLLDEIEKTKRRVNALEFKVIPDLIATMKYIRFTLEEMEREGTSRLKRVKERMK